The DNA region TTCGTACCTTTGACTGTATTAGCTTTGCTCGTAATCGTACCTTTGACTGTGTTGGCTTTGCACGTATTCGTACCTTTGACTGTATTAGCTTTGCTCGTAATCGTACCTTTGACTGTATTAGCTTTGCTCGTAATCGTACCTTTGACTGTGTTGGCTTTGCACGTATTCGTACCTTTGACTGTATTAGCTTGCTCGTAATCGTACCTTTGACTGTATTAGCTTTGCTCGTAATCGTACCTTTGACTGTGTTGGCTTTGCACGTATTCGTACCTTTGACTGTATTAGCTTTGCTCGTAATCGTACCTTTGACTGTATTAGCTTTGCTCGTAATCGTACCTTTGACTGTGTTGCCGTTGCATGCATTCGTACCTTTGATTGTATTGCCAACTAGCTGAGGTTATGGTTGCATGGTGCTATTTAGTTTTGTGTGTTTCGTTGAAAAATTGttaggaatttatttttatttatcgatTGTTTATTATTTACACGTGTCACCTTATGAATGATTTCTGTCTGCCAAAGTGAATCCTAGGCTTAGGGGATACAGCACTTAACTCGCATTTGATAGGTTCGTAGAATCTTATATCTTCTCTGGCATGGTCTCAACCAGGTCACCAAGCTGTAAATGGATATTATTTTTGTGAGAcaaattttcatgttttattattttgtttttacagAGTCATAATATTTCATGTTCCTCTATGCTGTCTTTTACTTAGAGCTGAATTCGGTCTCACTAATGTTCATTCAAGTTTTATTGATCTTGAAATAATTGATGCATTTTATACACGTTAAATAGATATTTGCTTCCAGCAAGGTAGCGTTACCCCTATTGTTTTTGTCGACGGAAATTAATGTATGGAAAGGTATGTTAAGATTAAAAAAggagaaattacagtttacttttCTCAAGAAAAATGTACACAATTGTATtcccacattcacacacatacatatcacaTTGTCATCATCTTCACCCAAAACGCGAGAATCATGACCAGGCCAGGAAAACCATTTTTGTAACTTACTCGCAAAGACCTCAATCTTCTAAGGATTTTGCTGGCTAATTTTTTTGTGGGGTTGGAGACTTAGAGGGGCCCCAGTTTAGGAGAGGTGGCGCTTGGAGGACAATATGAGGTCCGATTTTGGTGGTATCCAGCAGACTCCATTATTTTTCTAGCGGTAATTACGAACAtcgcatatttctctctctctctctctctctctctctctctctctctctctctctctctctctctctctctctccctctctctctctctctctctctctctctctctctctctctctctctctctctctctctccattgttttcATCATCAAATGTACAAGAATAACAAATTTCATTATTGGCATATCTGCGGATATGACAATAACAATTATATTTGAAGTTTCAAAGTagatttcatatgattttttttccattttctaataaaattaaatgtttttctatagattatagtatagtatatttgCTCATTGTTTGAGTTATTTATGCTCGTATTCTTTGGTATGTTTGTAATGTCCATTTTGTCTAGTTCAAGTGGAACGAAGAGGAACAGAAAGCAAAACTATGTTGCACTTATGAATCCCATTAAGTCGTTAAAGCATGTTAAAGGCCTGTTCAGAAAAATTATATGAATGTTAAACAATTTTGAATAGTTAAAGCAATGAGTAATATTATTGATACAAACGCTTCACTTTTTTGGCTTTATGTTATCATAAATTATCAATTTCTAATTATCTTCTCTTTCTGTTTCAGGTATGTCCCATAAAAAGCAGTTATACATGGCCGATTCTCGGTAAGAAATATTACTGTAGCTTTTAGAATGAAAACCAAATGTTTATAAGGAGGTTTATAATGTACCTCGCCTAGAAAAACATTTAGATATCCACGTTCTAATTTCTAACTTAAACCGTACTGGTATGATTCGTCGGAAACTAGTTAGTGGAATATATTAAAAGTATTTCGGGAGAACAcgtttttttacatgtatattctCTGCGGAGTTATCCCGAGGTTGGTTATTTTTATGCTGCCTCCTTTCTGGAAGTTGGATCTGGCTGGTGACATCCCAAATTACTTTTGCGTTATCGTGGGGGATATCAGCTACAGCTGGCTGGCTTTTTGGCGAGATGAGTTCAGGAAAGGTTTCCAGATGAAATTAGATTGTGgggtgtgcattatatatatatatatatatatatatatatatatatatatatatatatatatatatatatatatatatatatatatatatatatatatatatataaatatcctgtatataatatatttaagtatctatattatacatatgtacgcGTTTctttgcatatctatcaaaatcttTATCCGTCAATTTGGCGGGTAgtatatactatagtccatttcttttagcgaggcatatttgcaccgactcgcagcggtgcccttttagctcggaaaagttttctgatcgctgattggttggacaagacaattctaaccaatcagcgatcaggaaactattccgagctaaaagggcaccgttgcgagtcgatgcaaatctgcctcgctaaaagaaatggactatagtatatgcGACCCGCCAAATTGACGGATAAAGATTTTGATAGATATGCCAAgaaacgcacgcgcacacacagagattcaacccttcccaaccccctcTTATCTGGGTATGCCTATTCCCTCTCCCGCTAGACGAAGGACGCggaagagaccaagtagttatacgtctggcaatcccCTTGAACGtgacgaaagatatatatatatatatatatatatatatatatatatatatatatatatatatatatatattgcatatacacacgtatgtgtgttTTCATACTTATAAATAACATTATTCACTGTTCATAACGTGGTTTATGTAATTCCGTTATGTTTATAAGAACTGAACAGTACAATAATTCAGGCTCAAAGGGGTTAGCAAATAATGTTATGGCTATTAATTGGGTTAACTCCTTGTCATAGGATTACCAGGTCAGACACGGACAGTAATCCCTGTTAGACGGAGAAATATCCGGGAACCAAGTTTATTTGTTTTACCAAAGGGCGAAATGAGAAAGTCAGGACCAGCTCTATTAGCCTTTTGTcccatattattttattattattgattattattatcattattagatatgcacacacgcacaatcACCCTTCTCTTACCAGGGCTGAACGTGACCAAAAaaggattactatatatatatatatatatatatatatatatatatatatataatatatatatatatataatatatatatatatatatatatatatatatatatatatgtgtgtgtgtgtgtgtgtgtgtgcgtaattatagtggagattattattgttataatttttaatcaCAGTCTCCAGTAATTGGTAGTTTCTAGTGTGGAGTTCTTTCTGTTATCCAACTTCCTCAGAAATACGTCACTTAATACACTACTATATGTACTGGTTCCAGGAGCACGGTCttttgcacttattattattattattattattattattattattattatcccgacTTATTTGAGGTCATCAAGAGTTATCTTGTAGGAGTGTAATTCCTTCAGTGCAGATCACGTGGTGCACCGCAGACATTACCCAAGTGTCTCTGCCGCTTTCCTTTGGCcgattttaacgttgttgctcACCCTCGCTGTGAATGGCCTTTCAGGTTCCATCGCCATGCCAAATGGACTAAAATCATATCCACAATATGAATGCTTGAAGGCTGTGATCGTGCATTTATAGTAATGTTCCTTCCTTGTGTGGTTATTAGAATAACGTTTGTCTGGAGACGTGTCTCTTTCCTGGTAAGGGAGAACTCATTCCAGTCGCGTTTAATACCCTTCGCATTAATGGAGTGAAATTGCTCAGAAATATTAAACTGATGCGCAAAGACCTGAAAGTATAATCCGTTTCAggaatagatttttattattaggGTCCATATTTACATCAATTGGGTAATTTTGAGTTatgtaattatatcatatatatatttatttatatatatatatatatatatatatatatatattatacaaatacatacagtatatatacacaataatgtaCCCGAACcatcaaaatgacgtctaaatatgtaGATAAACACACGCGCCcgaacagattcaaccattcccacccctccCTCCCTGTTTCCTAACATACAACCCGTTGGTTCGACAcagggagattgtcgtttccgaatGTACATCTCGGGGTACTCTTCTCACCAGTGAATGATTACTCTCTCCCTTTACCCGAAGGATGGGAAGAGACcaagccgctgagcgtgacaggaaagaacaATATCAATTTATAGCGAGACACGTTGCTCTATATAGGGtggataagtgtgtgtgtatatatatatatatatatatatatatatatatatatatatatatatatataatgtgtgtatgcaaaCCTAGCAGTAAATAAATTCGTTTTATGGGCTAGCAACATCACTTCAAATCTTTTCAAAAATTCTGAAAGCTATAACATTCTGGTGCCACACCTTCCAAAGGTTTATCGGTAAAAGACTTTTACAAATATTGTTTAACATTAGCATCAAGTGAAGGAAGTTTCCAGATCACTAGCCACTTCTTTTATGGACTTTATTTTTATGCATacttacagaaatatatacattttgtgcacattatcatatatatgcacacttacagAACcgtatacatacctacacacacacacacacatatatatatatatatgtatatatatatatatatatatatatatatatatatatatttgtgtgtgcgtgcgtgcgtgcgtgtataaaTTGTGTATTTGTGATGACATTCCGTTGTAAGTTCTCTAATCCTTGATAGTCGTGCTTGGGTAATTCAGTGTTAAATCTATATTGATTTAATGCTTTGAGGCTAAAGTTGAGGCCACAGAAATCAAAGGCGGGTTTAATTAACTCACAGAATATTCTAGTCTCGAGCTTAGAAAGCTCCCTTCGCTTTGAGGGAATATTCCGATGGATCGGTAAAGTTGAAATTTTCAAGccttcttttaatattattattattattgttgatattattataattattattattattattattattattattatttttattattattactattatgccATTTTGTATGATTATGGGTTATAATGGTtcaaatacatttatgtatttgaatatatatgtatatatagtatatataatgtatatattttatgtgtatatatatactttctgtgtgtatatatatatatatatatatatatatatatatatatatatatatatatatatatatatgttaagctcttatgttaaatgataaattttgcacatttagacgtgtttttttcatattcccggccggtcagatgctattgtttttTAGTGTTTTCGCCTCAAGACTATGATCCCGAAGTcgggaagagaatccagacattagtgtacttaaatatatgacttatttgaaatatgaaaaaaaaaaacacgtctaaatgtgcaaaatttatcattaatcgaataccaagttacaaacctaccaattagctccgatggtgaagatgggttgatttcaattctaagtacaaaaaacctgaattcgacaggtatatgtgcagaagaattgccattgacttgcATCTTTcgtcgtggctaaatggtacggtcactgtcatacaagcatcctggaccagggttcgattcccggccggtcagatgatattgactttgagtggtttcgcctcgagactctgatcccgaggtcggtaagagaatccagatattaatgtattaaaatatatggcttatttgaaatatgaaaaagaaaaacacgtctaaatgtgcaaaatttatcacacacacacacacacatatatatatatatatatatatatatatatatatatatata from Palaemon carinicauda isolate YSFRI2023 chromosome 35, ASM3689809v2, whole genome shotgun sequence includes:
- the LOC137627175 gene encoding uncharacterized protein, which gives rise to MEKKSYEIYFETSNIIVIVISADMPIMKFVILLVGNTIKGTNACNGNTVKGTITSKANTVKGTITSKANTVKGTNTCKANTVKGTITSKANTVKGTITSKLIQSKVRIRAKPTQSKVRLRAKLIQSKVRLRAKLIQSKVRIRAKPTQSKVRLRAKLIQSKVRIRAKPTQSKVRLRAKLIQSKVRIRAKPTQSKVRMHATLKCQHYQQSLTTTHSKDAKTRRAQGLHHMKITTVNVAQ